The region aatataaAAGTTATTCATAATTAAGTTGATGGCACAATCATATAGCCttggcacctacataaagctcaGTGACTCACTTATTCgtggctttggatcaaaataaacaAGTACCAACATTCATTCTGATAGtatttaataaagaaatgttttggttatcctgacctggacaccatgtacagtattataatactCCATTATgagctattagcaggacaatcaATATACCTTTACCAACACCTCTGTATTTTGgtactttgtgcaaggcaattgatCAGCATGAAAAACTTTGTGGATGGGGCCTTCcgggtggcgcagcagtctaagacactgcatcgaaGTGCAAACCGCGTTGCAACAGATGCTGGTCCAATATCCGTGCCAGCCGCCACCAGGAGATACATGAAGCGGCTTTTGGTTTCTCCAGAAATAATTCTAAATATCAAATTTTCTTTATTTACAAATTTgtgagaatgtctcaccccatgttcaagaatggcttttacccccccccccctcgctCACTCTCCAAAATATTGTACATTTTTAAACAAAGCAATTATATTAttaatttagaattatataaaagccacttagatattctcacagatcctaatgaaaaatgccccttagatattaatttagaatcctccaatcctctaaatgtaaCTATTGGCGGAGTCATGTCATTGAAACAacatctttttattttatttagatgTACTGTAAGCCTACTGTAGGAAaaatgagtctcactagtgttgagtaatgtgctgaaGTGGTGTAGGTCTAATTTATTTAAAAatcatattgaagttagaagcaataggatttgaagcaataacTATTTCAGCATCGTTTctcgctgctctgagacaagcatggggactggtcttgataaatcaatgagatttttattttcactgaatcaccgtttgggtattggttacactacaattagggtgtggaaatgttatgaCCCCTAGATATTAATTTAATTTAGAATCCGCCAATCCTCTTATGTTCTATATGGCGCCATATTTTCCGTTacatcctaacggaaaccctaAGGGTTTCgttttttcttggaatagaaacactataatgttaatcaaattaattaagcaacatttcttaaaatcaatcccatatactatgttcttacaaaaaaaaggttttaaattctctagtaaTGCCAATATTGAAGACTATCAAATGTTTCTCAAAGAtaccctctggtggtcaaactagcactaacatGCATTTATGGTAAAAATGACTGACAATTAAATAAAAATGCTGCAGCAGCCcgcaaggtgtgctgcagtatgacaACTTTTAAAAGCAGGAACCACTGTACCCGACTCCGACCATTAACCCCGACCATTACCTACTGCTGTCTATATTACAGTAGGTCAGTACAACAAGTGTCAAAGAATCTGCACATCCCTGTGAGCGTCACACCGACATTAGCGTTTATGGTCATGAACAGTACAATGCAATGTCTTGGAAGATGTGCATGTGGTCTGGCCTACCTGGCAGAACTCTCAGTCCCTGGATAATCTCACGTCGCCGTGGCTGCATGGAGATCCTGTCATCACACATCAACAGCGCAAACATGATCAGAGCCACAAACTGACTGGTGTAGGCCTGCAAAAcagaatacacacagacataATGCATGTAATGCTCCGGGAGAAATCAAACAGTACAGAAAGCTTGAGGTCCCGCCCAGCTGCTGTTCCCTCTCAGAAATGTGATTCTCACCCATCTAGGGCTGCTGGATTTAAACAAAAGGCATCCTAACAGTCGTCGCTCTCTATCCTGGGCCAGAGTTGACAGAACCCTGAGCTCAGCAACACGCCTGGGTTGGCAAATCCCCCCCGTTGTTTGCTTTGCAGTACAGTTATTGGAGCTGTAGCGTCTTGTCCGCCTGCTCTGGTTGCCAGCGCTGGTCTCCAGCTCCACAATAATGTGGACCTGATGAAATGTGGATGGAGAGCTGGGCTGGACACCCATATGCCCTTTACTGCAGGACAGTGGAGAGCTAGCTAGCATTATGAGCACACAATCTGGCAACTCTACTGATGAACACATCCCCTGACAATAAGACACCAGAAAAACAAACAGCACGTAAACAGCTGGCCTTAACTAGAACTGAAGAGAGTAAAACCATGATGCGCTTCATGTTCATGCTTCTGAAAAATGGCACTACCACTCACAAACCCCCACATCTCAGCCCATGCCTGCAGTCATCATCCTTCCCACtcttggagggagggaggatattAGAAGACTCGCTGAACCCGTTTGGGAGATTTAAATCAATGTTCTTCAAGAGGAGTCAAGTCATTTGACGGGACCCCTGGACACAGGAGTGCCAGCATCTAAAGCCAAGGCCCAAGGGCATGGTTGTAAAACATTCACGCAGCTATTTTCATTGACAGCAGTGCAACCACAGGGCCTCACAACTCTGACAATCCTCGCCATCCACTCAGATTTGTGGCAGTGCATTTAATCCACATATTAAAGCCACAGTCCTCTTCCATGTTAAAGCCCCCATCACTCTGTCCAGAATGTGGACAGAGAAAAGCAGTTCACGCCACATGCTAGCTTGTCACACACTGACGAAACCATGTCCCAGAGGCCTCTATCTGCTGCAGCATTCCTTCTCATGTCAGGCAATACAGCATGACAAGCAGttacataaaatatatatattttttaaagtgtaCAAGCATGCTCCAAATGTTCTATTTGGACAAAGACTACAGGAGGCTCTCATTTTCTTACATTCACTCCCACAATCACCATTGTTTGGCTAAGGCGGTGAAGTGAGTGGTGAAATATATACAAGAGGTGTGGAGCTGAGCAAAACCACCCCCTTCATTCACCCGGACGTTGTTCAGCAGGCCTAGTTCTGAGGAAAGCCTCGATTCTTGGACGAATCATAAAAACAAAACTTCATCAGAAGCATCCAGTTGAATGTCCCCCAGAAAGTTCATCtgaataatattattattatgaaaaGTTACCACAAACAGAGACAGCGGGAGCGTGTATTGAGCAGTGGGTGAAATACTTCATTTCCTCTGACGTGATGAGCTATGCTGTTCTGGGTTGGGTGTGTGGGCCTGGGCCAGCCAAACAGTAAAGGATGGAGTTGAGACGTGCTCTGAAGGCTTTCTGCTCTGTGCTGGAGACTTGGACCTACTGGAGGGTCCCTGAGCCAAGCCTGAGAAGGGAGGGACccgcctctctttttctctgcagCTGGGACTGGAACTCCACTGCTGAATAGAACTCACTTAAGGATGACTGctcagagtagaggaggggaaCCATGGATTCCTACATTTTACAGTGTAAAAATGAGAATATCAGGCACTAGACGTTTTGTGTAGGACAGTGGCATATAGGGGTTTCAAATAACCTCTTCCGAAAGGATCCAGAAACTTCTCAGGGGAAGTTCTCATTTCAAGAGACAGAGGGgttaactacagttgaagtcggaagattacatacaccgttgccaaatacatttaaactcagtttcacaattcctgacatttaatcctagtaaaaattccctgtattaggtcagttaggaccaccactttattttaagaatgtgaaatgtcagaataatagtagagataatgatttatttcaggttttatttatttcatcacattcccagtgggtcagaagttgacatacactcaattagtatttggtagcattgcctttaaattgtttaacctgggtcaaatgttttgggtagccttccagaagcttcccacaataagttgggtgaattttggcccattcctcctgacagagctggtgtaactgagtcaggtttgtaggcctccttgctcacacacgctttttcagttctgcccacacattttctatggtattgaggtcagggctttgtgatggccactccagtaccttgactttgtcgtccttaagccattttgccacaactttggaagtatgcttggggacattgtccatttggaagacgcaattgcaaccaagctttaacttcatgactgatgtcttgagatgttgcttgaatatatccacatacttttcatccctcattatgccatctattttgtgaagtgcaccagtccctcctgcagcaaagcacccccacaacatgatgcagccacccccgtgcttcacgattgggatggtgttcttcggcttgcaagcctcccccttctcctccaaacataacgatggtcattatggccaaaaagttctatttttgtttcatcagaccagaggacatttctccaaaaagtacgatctttgtccccatgtgcagttgctaaCTGTAGTCTGGtatttttatggaggttttggagcagtggcttcttccttgctgagcggcctatcaggttatgtcgatataagactcatttttactgtggatatagatacttttgtacaggattcctccagcatcttcacaaggtcctttgctgttgttctgggattgatttgcacttttcgcatgaaagtatgttcatctctaggagaaagaacatgtctccttcctgagcggtatgacggccatggtgtttatacttgtgtactattgtttgtacagatgaacgtggtaccttcaggcatttggaaactgctcccaaggatgaaccagaccttgtggaggtctacatttctttctgagatcttggctgatttcttttgattttcccatgatatcaagcagaTTCACAGAGcctgaaggtaggccttgaaatacatccacaggtacacctccaattgattcaaattatgtcaattagcctaccagaagcttctaaagccatgacataattttctggaattttccaagctgtttaaaggcacattcaacttagtgcacgtgaacttctgacccactggaattgtgatacagtgaattataagtgaaataatctgtctgtaaacaattgttggaaaaatgacttgtatcaTGTACAATGTAGTTGTCCTAAaccacttgccaaaactatagtttgttaacaagaaatgtgtggagtggttgaaaaacattttaatgactccaacctaagtttatgtaaacttcagacctcAACTGTACATGCACTATGTATTGACATTAGTCCCCAAGTGCTTCAGGGTTTGCATTAACTACACAGAAAACCAACCGTGCAGTATATTGGCATAAATGTCCTGTTATTGCAAAATTAAGTACAatacatgaccaaatgtatgtggacacctgcttgtccaaccttacattccaaaatcatgggcattaatatgtagtcggtccctcctttgctgcgataacagcctccactcttctgggaatgcttccactagatgttggaacattggtagggggacttgcttccattcagccacaagagcatgagtgaggtcgggcactgatgttgggtaaTTAGGCCTGGCGCACAGTTGGTGTTCCAATTAATTCCAAATGTATTCGATGGGGTTacggtcagggctctgtgcaggccagtcaagttcttgcaCTCCGGCCTcaacaaatcatttctgtataCAGCTTTACACAAggggccattgtcatgctgaaacaggaaagggccttacccaaactgttgccacaaagttggaagcacagaattgtctagaatgctgtagcattaagatttcccttcactggaactaaggggcctagcccgaaccatgaaaaacagcacaagaccattattcctccccaaccaaactttacagttggcactatgcattgggggaggtagcattctcctggcatccgccaaacttgATTCGTCTGTCAGACGCCATATGGTGAAATGTAATTTATCATTCCAGAGAATGCATATCCActgtccaatggcggcaagctttactcCACTcaagctgacgcttggcattgcacatgctgatcttaggcttgtgtgtggctgctcggccatggaaacccatttcatgaagctcccgacgaacagttattgtgctgacgttgcttccagaggctgtttggaactcagtagtgagttcCACTCATCTCCAAAAAACTTTGTGCCGTCTGACTACCTGAAACACAATGGAGCTGGATAGAGGATTTTCCCCACCCTGAGAGAATACTAACAGTCTACCCAGAATGGAGAGTCTCCACAGACACTTcaacctggggcggcaggtagcctagtggttagagtgttggactagtaaccgaaaggttgcaaggtcaactcagggattctataaggtaaaaatctgtcgtgctaggccgtcattgaaattaagaatttgttcttaaccaacttgcctagttaaataaaggtacaattttaaAAACCTGCCTGCGTTTCCCACCACAGAAGTTACATTTTTTTGACCAGAGCTGAGGATGGTGAAGGGAAGGTTTCAACAGCCAGAGTGTCTACAGAACAGTATGTGAACAACGGGAAAGGCATCAGTCTGGAGAAATGCTATGCTACGAGCAGCAGTGACTCTGTCCCCTCACCTTGGTGCTGGCCACTCCTATCTCTGGCCCAGCGTTGATGTGCACCCCACAGTCGGTCTCTCTGGAGATGGAGCTGCCCACTGTGTTGGTGACGCCCACCGTTAGggctcctctctccttacagtaGTGCAGGGCCATCAGGCTGTCTGCTGTCTCACCTGCACACAATGATAGCAATGCAATCAGCACTCTAAAAGGCTAAATACTATAAGGAGGTTACCACTACCTGGACTATGTGTATATCTTGCTTACAATATCAGGTTCTATAGACAAGAATACTGGATATCGTCAAGCCTATATGTTCAGTATCAACACATGAAGTTACAAGCAGTAAAGAGATGAAGGAATTGCTTTGGGTGCATTGGCATAGGGCTGAGCACTTACTTGAATGAGACATCGCTTGTACGAGACAAGCCGTATTGTgtacagacaaagacagacaccGTGACAATGTTCAGGTCCCTGGAGAAAGAGACACTTCCAGATTACACCGATCCTCCCACCTGATTGGCTGATGAAGAAGCAGACATCGTCACGGAACACTGGTGTGTTTCTATCCAGGAAGTCGCTGGCCAGCTCCACCATAACAGGCAGCTCAGTCAGCTCCTCCAGTACCTGGCGAGTCTAGAGGGAAAGATTAGCACTGTTCATCAGTACTGGACACACAAGACATCCACACTGAAAAACAGGTTTCCATGTACAACTCAGAGCAATAACTTACTTTTACATCTCTGTTTGTATAGTTGTTTTTCCTATCTTGAAGCCTTAGGCTCTAGTCGACGCGATTTTATGCCAGTGACCTAATATTGCTGGCTTTATAAGAGGGAATCTGGTACTCACCGCCACCCCAGCATGGTAACTGGTGCCACAGGCGATTAGGATGAGCCGTCGACACCTTTGGATCTCTTTAATATGATCCTTCAGTCCACCCAGGATTACTACAGACACAAACAGAAACAGCCAATCAAAATACAGTAATCAAATATCCATTTCCTTGGTATGTATTCAGATAGAAGTTGATCATGAGGATACAACCTTGatgggtataatgacagacatTGTGTATTACACTGGAACTGTCATCTCACCCGTGTTGTCATCAAAGTTGACCCTTCCTCTCATTGTGTTAACCACAGACTCTGGCTGTTCAAAGATCTCCTTCTGCATAAAGGAGCTGTAGTTACCTGAAAAGCGTTCCAAAAAAACATTGGTTCAGTCTTCAACAACATCACAAAAAAAGATTTTGTACAGGTTACTGTTGCCACATAATGACTACTAAAGTAAGCCAGTCTGGAAACCATGTTGTTTTGCTGATCTAATTCAGCCTTTTATAGCTGTTGGGAGTTAAATAACACAGGAGATAAATAACAATGATCTTGTGTCTTTAAATGCAGACTTACATCATCAGGCATGTCTTcactaaataaaataaacaagagGCAACAGGGAAATGGCGGTTTCCTTGCACCACCCTTTGTGACAATGAAATACGAGAATGTTTTGCAGACTGCTTTTGCGCTGACCGTAATTTAGGTCATGCAAATTAGGTTATTTCAGCAGAGCTCCTGGAATGGAGgcttaggaggagagagaggcaggggcttAAATGACAGGACCTCAAAGGAATGTCTCCTGAAACTGACAGGTAGTGTATCAGCATCCTCTGCTGGAGACATGGAGAAGTGGGAGAAATCTGATTTTCAGGAGGAAAATCATCTCTTTACAGCAGAACTCTGAGAATTCAGATCATGAAAGCTTTAGTCACAGTCTACTCCACAGGAAACTGATGTTTCCAAGCAGTGAGCTCAATATAGAAGTGCTTGGTGTGATCTCTGCGATGGAGCCAGGGTGTCTGAGCCCTTACCTTTGATGCAGGCCTCTTCCCTGGGGACCAGAGTCAGCCCCATAAACacccagctgtgtgtgtgcgtctcaaAAGTACAACAGATCTGAAACCTGCTGCTATTTACAGCTGCACAGTAAAAACAGGCTCCTGGACTAAAATTACAGGGCAGGATACTGAAACATTAGAATATGGTGGTGTACCTGTACACATATGGCCGTAGATACTTGAAAGAGGCAGGGGAAATTGTGTGAGTGCTTTGTGTTGCAATAACAAGCATTGTTTCGACATTATTactgtagagtgcagtagaggGCAAAGTAAATATCACCCTTGTATATTGTACTATTTGTGACTATATTGACAATGATCAATTACAAGCATTCTAGGGCTCTCATCAATTCCTCAGTAACGCCATCGTCTTTACAGAGGGTTACCCATGACAGTGCTGTGCACCCAGCCTCTACCCTCCACCTTCCCCTCACCCTTCATGATCTGCTGCAGCTCCATCTGCAGGGTCTGGATGGCGCGGGCAGGGTGGTCTCCGGCTGTACGCTTGATGCGGTGGATGGTGAGTCGTCCATTCGTCACCGCTGCCACGTCATCATCCTCCAGGAAGATCACCCGGTTGGTGTGCTCAATCACCGCGCTGCCATGACAACAGAGCAACAGTCAACACCAATTAGTTGTTGTGCAAATGTTATGAAGTTGTTCATTCCCACTTTCCTAGGAGGAGACCTTGACCAAACAATTGTCTAGACTGATTCTGAGGGTATTCTAAAATAAACCTAACAATGTATGAGTGGGATATCACTACTATAGAGTAAAAGAGTGAGGAGTCTGACCTGGCATCAGAGGCAAAGTAGTACTCCACAGACTTCTTGTCCTCAGCGAAGAGTGTGTGGCAGGTGTCCTGCTCCATCCTGGGCAGGGTGGGGCAGCCCTTCTTGTCTTTACCGGCTGGGGACATACAATACAGTACGTTAGACACACAACAGCTGCTTACCTTCTTCCATTCTGACATTGAGAACAGTTACTTTAATAACGTACATGATCGATACAGGATAGGAATGTGATCTGTGGACAGCTTGTGGTCACTTTTCACCCCAATAAGCAGAGGACCTCCCCTCCTATTTacatagaaacacaaacaattacaatCATTACAGAAAATGAAAGATGCATCATGACTGGATAGTATTCCTCTACAATTCAAGGAGTAACTAGAAGTGTAGTAGCAGTGTACCGAGTGCCTACTGCCTCCCCAGGGTAATGGACACTCTTGAAGACTAGGACAAAAGCTCCCTCCTAAGAGATAAGATAGAACAGTGTTAATCACGAGACGGGTCACGAGACCTGATCTCTGGACAGTTTTAGGAGAATCTCTGTAGAGAAACAGGCTCTTACTAGTTGCTGGGTCACTCTCTCCACCAGAGTAGCAAAGCTGAGGTCTTCACTCTCACGGTTGTCATACATGTACTTCACCAGCTTGGCAAtggtctctgtgtctgtctcggACTCAAACTCATAACCCTTGCTCTCCTGTGGAATGGTAGAATGTCAGTCATGGAAGTCTGATAACTCTTGCTGGTAGTCTTGATTATTGAAAGAAACAGAGTGCTTTAGGCAAAATATTTAATATGTTGAAATGTTGCTCTGCTTACCAGGAATTTCCGCAGGTCTTTGTAGTTTGTGATAAT is a window of Oncorhynchus keta strain PuntledgeMale-10-30-2019 chromosome 25, Oket_V2, whole genome shotgun sequence DNA encoding:
- the LOC118358330 gene encoding glutamine--fructose-6-phosphate aminotransferase [isomerizing] 1, coding for MCGIFAYLNYHVPRTRREILEILLKGLLRLEYRGYDSAGVGIDGGNGKEWEANARSIQLIKQSGKVKALDDEITKQQDMDMDVEFDVHLGIAHTRWATHGAPSPVNSHPQRSDKSNEFIVIHNGIITNYKDLRKFLESKGYEFESETDTETIAKLVKYMYDNRESEDLSFATLVERVTQQLEGAFVLVFKSVHYPGEAVGTRRGGPLLIGVKSDHKLSTDHIPILYRSSGKDKKGCPTLPRMEQDTCHTLFAEDKKSVEYYFASDASAVIEHTNRVIFLEDDDVAAVTNGRLTIHRIKRTAGDHPARAIQTLQMELQQIMKGNYSSFMQKEIFEQPESVVNTMRGRVNFDDNTVILGGLKDHIKEIQRCRRLILIACGTSYHAGVATRQVLEELTELPVMVELASDFLDRNTPVFRDDVCFFISQSGETADSLMALHYCKERGALTVGVTNTVGSSISRETDCGVHINAGPEIGVASTKAYTSQFVALIMFALLMCDDRISMQPRRREIIQGLRVLPDLIKEVLSLDDEIQRLATELYQQKSVLIMGRGYHYATCLEGALKIKEITYMHSEGILAGELKHGPLALVDKLMPVIMIIMRDHTYTKCQNALQQVVARSGRPIVICDKDDYETAKSSSRTIKVPHCVDCLQGVLSVIPLQLLSFHLAVLRGFDVDFPRNLAKSVTVE